In the Streptomyces sp. cg36 genome, one interval contains:
- a CDS encoding LysR family transcriptional regulator produces the protein MEIQHLRVFREVARELSFTQAARNLHCAQSTVTGQIKSLEHSLGAVLFHRRGRLPIELTPAGALLRPRAEEILHAVDSAVHEVRTGASGAFRVPAAPREYATLFHRGLR, from the coding sequence GTGGAGATCCAGCATCTGCGCGTCTTCCGCGAAGTAGCGCGCGAACTGAGCTTCACCCAGGCCGCCCGGAACCTGCACTGCGCCCAGTCCACCGTGACCGGCCAGATCAAGAGTCTGGAGCACTCCCTGGGCGCGGTCCTCTTCCACCGGCGCGGCCGACTGCCCATCGAACTCACCCCGGCGGGCGCCCTGTTGCGGCCCCGGGCCGAAGAGATCCTGCACGCGGTCGACTCGGCCGTCCACGAGGTCCGTACCGGGGCCTCCGGGGCGTTCCGCGTGCCCGCGGCGCCCCGGGAGTACGCCACGCTCTTCCATCGGGGTCTCCGATGA
- a CDS encoding thiamine pyrophosphate-dependent dehydrogenase E1 component subunit alpha yields MTTTYAPPARLLPQPLDGHDLDSLLLIRHFERKLLDLFAAGQLNGTTHTCLGQEYVPVALEALFAEEDFLFSNHRGHGHYLARFADPAGLLAEITGRQGAVCGGIGGSQHIFRDGYLSTGIQGESLPVAVGTALHFKRRDLPLLAAAYIGDGTWGEGSVYEALNIARLWELPLLVVVENNGISQTTPSDLNMAGTVAGRARAFDVDHHRVTGTDLHGIRAELAPLIRRVREERLPLVVEFDTVRLGPHSKGDDTRPAETVESARARDWYTAYRAVDPERFDRHDRKQRELIDSVAADVLARPLATGRTLR; encoded by the coding sequence ATGACCACCACGTACGCACCACCGGCCCGCCTCCTCCCGCAGCCGCTCGACGGCCACGACCTCGACTCCCTGCTGCTGATCCGGCACTTCGAGCGCAAGCTGCTCGACCTGTTCGCCGCCGGGCAGCTCAACGGGACCACCCACACCTGTCTCGGCCAGGAGTACGTTCCGGTCGCCCTGGAGGCCCTGTTCGCCGAGGAGGACTTCCTCTTCAGCAACCACCGGGGCCACGGCCACTACCTGGCCCGCTTCGCCGACCCGGCCGGACTCCTCGCCGAGATCACCGGCCGCCAGGGCGCGGTGTGCGGCGGCATCGGGGGCAGCCAGCACATCTTCCGCGACGGCTACCTCTCCACCGGCATCCAGGGCGAGAGCCTCCCCGTCGCCGTCGGCACCGCCCTGCACTTCAAGCGCCGGGACCTGCCCCTGCTGGCCGCCGCCTACATCGGCGACGGCACCTGGGGCGAGGGCTCGGTCTACGAGGCCCTGAACATCGCCCGGCTGTGGGAGCTGCCGCTGCTGGTGGTCGTCGAGAACAACGGCATCTCCCAGACCACCCCCAGCGACCTCAACATGGCCGGCACGGTGGCGGGCCGGGCCCGGGCGTTCGACGTCGACCACCACCGGGTGACCGGCACCGACCTCCACGGGATCCGCGCGGAGCTGGCCCCCCTGATCCGCCGGGTCCGCGAAGAACGGCTGCCGCTGGTGGTCGAGTTCGACACCGTACGGCTGGGTCCGCACAGCAAGGGCGACGACACCCGCCCCGCCGAGACCGTCGAGTCGGCGCGCGCCCGCGACTGGTACACCGCCTACCGGGCCGTCGATCCGGAGCGGTTCGACCGGCACGACCGCAAGCAGCGGGAACTGATCGACAGCGTCGCCGCCGACGTCCTGGCGCGCCCGCTCGCCACGGGAAGGACCCTCCGATGA
- a CDS encoding alpha-ketoacid dehydrogenase subunit beta, which yields MTDTMTAAPAGTPAEAPAGLLREAPARRERVGENLNRALHQVLEAHDDAFLIGEDVLDPYGGAFNIAKGLSDRFGDRVLTTPISENAILGIANGLALTGNRPIAEMMFGDFITLAFDQIVNFSAKSVTMYGTRHPMHLVVRCPVGGRRGYGPTHSQSPQKHFLGVPDLHLFELSPFHDSGPVLEGMVELGAPCIFFEDKVLYTERTQLPGTGPVAGLFALDMVGDDPFPVARLRVDGVDEPDVVLIAPGGLAHRAVEAARDLFLTEEIACEIYVPTRLYPFDAELLAGPVARAGRVCVVEDAPPGGSWGAEVAQQLHSRCWGSLKAPVRLVHSADAVIPTALHLEQDVLVSSESLGLALRETAR from the coding sequence ATGACCGACACGATGACGGCGGCGCCGGCCGGAACACCGGCCGAGGCGCCCGCCGGCCTTCTCCGCGAGGCGCCCGCGCGCCGGGAACGGGTGGGCGAGAACCTCAACCGCGCCCTGCACCAGGTGCTGGAGGCCCACGACGACGCCTTCCTGATCGGCGAGGACGTCCTCGATCCGTACGGCGGCGCCTTCAACATCGCCAAGGGTCTCTCCGACCGGTTCGGCGACCGGGTGCTCACCACTCCCATCAGCGAGAACGCCATCCTCGGCATCGCCAACGGCCTGGCCCTCACCGGCAACCGGCCGATCGCCGAGATGATGTTCGGCGACTTCATCACCCTGGCCTTCGACCAGATCGTGAACTTCTCGGCCAAGTCCGTCACCATGTACGGCACCCGGCATCCGATGCACCTGGTGGTGCGCTGCCCCGTCGGCGGCCGTCGCGGCTACGGGCCGACCCACAGCCAGAGCCCCCAGAAGCACTTCCTCGGCGTACCCGATCTGCATCTGTTCGAGCTGTCTCCCTTCCACGACAGCGGCCCGGTGCTCGAAGGCATGGTCGAGCTGGGCGCGCCCTGCATCTTCTTCGAGGACAAGGTCCTCTACACCGAGCGGACCCAGCTGCCCGGCACCGGTCCGGTCGCCGGTCTGTTCGCCCTCGACATGGTCGGCGACGACCCGTTCCCCGTGGCCCGTCTGCGGGTCGACGGCGTCGACGAGCCCGATGTGGTGCTGATCGCGCCGGGCGGCCTCGCCCACCGCGCGGTCGAGGCCGCCCGCGACCTCTTCCTGACCGAGGAGATCGCCTGCGAGATCTATGTGCCGACCCGGCTCTACCCCTTCGACGCGGAACTGCTGGCCGGACCGGTGGCACGGGCCGGCCGGGTGTGTGTGGTGGAGGACGCGCCGCCGGGCGGCAGTTGGGGCGCCGAGGTCGCCCAGCAACTGCACTCCCGGTGCTGGGGCAGCCTGAAGGCCCCCGTCCGGTTGGTCCACTCCGCGGACGCCGTGATCCCCACGGCGCTCCATCTGGAGCAGGACGTCCTGGTGAGCAGCGAGTCCCTGGGACTGGCCCTGAGAGAGACGGCACGATGA
- a CDS encoding anthranilate synthase family protein, with protein MAEPEAGASPFTLRPELLDGSPFALLHRPHATGRDRVELLLGEAEAVERIADLPLDEAPRTDAPPATGPRHELLALLPYRQITERGYACNDDGAPLTVLRVREQHLLPTADLCSALPDVPLELTDAGFDLDDEEYAGIVRKVLAEEIGQGAGANFVIKRSFTATVEGWSPAAALSFFGRLLAREQGAYWTFLVHTGERTFVGASPERHVGLAAGTVTMNPISGTYRYPPSGPTVEGALALLADRKEREELHMVVDEELKMMTRICGPGVRVEGPYLKEMARLAHTEYFLSGQSPFDVRDILRETMFAPTITGSPVESACRVLRQYEPRGRSYYSGALALVGRDGQGRRAMDSAILIRTAEIGADGRCEIGVGATLVRHSDPAGEVAETHAKVAGLLSALREPAGPDRPAPAAAPALADDPRVREGLARHNDGLARFWLGPRPERDRPAEPLAARVLVVDNEDTFTAMLAHQLRSLGLSVAVRPWHDLPGRAVDAADLVLVGPGPGDPRQTDDPKIATVRALVGELLARGTPTVAVCLGHQVLAAGLGLPLVRKAVPNQGLQEEIDFFGRRIRAGFYNTFTATSAHDRAEPASELCAGPVEIARDARTGEVHGLRGPGFATAQFHPESLLTEDGPALLRDLVTTALAGRDPLSLPPVSRKSHS; from the coding sequence ATGGCTGAACCGGAAGCGGGCGCGAGCCCGTTCACCCTCCGTCCCGAGCTCCTCGACGGCTCGCCCTTCGCGCTGCTGCACCGCCCGCACGCCACCGGCCGCGACCGGGTCGAGCTGCTGCTGGGCGAGGCGGAGGCGGTCGAGCGGATCGCGGACCTGCCGCTCGACGAGGCGCCGCGCACGGACGCGCCCCCGGCCACCGGGCCCCGCCACGAGCTGCTGGCGCTGCTGCCCTACCGCCAGATCACCGAGCGCGGCTACGCCTGCAACGACGACGGGGCGCCGCTCACCGTGCTGCGGGTGCGCGAACAGCACCTGCTGCCCACCGCCGACCTGTGCTCCGCGCTGCCCGACGTCCCGCTGGAGCTCACCGACGCCGGTTTCGACCTCGACGACGAGGAGTACGCGGGGATCGTCCGCAAGGTGCTCGCCGAGGAGATCGGCCAGGGCGCGGGCGCCAACTTCGTCATCAAGCGGTCGTTCACCGCCACCGTCGAGGGCTGGTCCCCGGCGGCGGCGCTGAGCTTCTTCGGCCGGCTGCTGGCCCGGGAGCAGGGCGCGTACTGGACCTTCCTCGTCCACACCGGCGAGCGCACCTTCGTCGGCGCCTCGCCCGAGCGGCACGTCGGCCTCGCGGCCGGCACCGTCACCATGAACCCGATCAGCGGCACCTACCGCTACCCGCCCTCCGGCCCCACCGTCGAGGGCGCCCTCGCCCTGCTCGCCGACCGCAAGGAACGCGAGGAGCTGCACATGGTGGTGGACGAGGAGCTGAAGATGATGACCCGGATCTGCGGTCCGGGCGTACGGGTCGAGGGACCGTATCTGAAGGAGATGGCGAGGCTCGCGCACACCGAGTACTTCCTCTCCGGCCAGAGCCCGTTCGACGTGCGGGACATCCTGCGCGAGACGATGTTCGCGCCCACCATCACCGGCAGCCCGGTGGAGAGCGCCTGCCGGGTGCTGCGCCAGTACGAGCCGCGCGGACGCTCGTACTACAGCGGCGCGCTGGCGCTCGTCGGCCGGGACGGGCAGGGGCGGCGGGCCATGGACTCCGCCATCCTCATCCGCACCGCCGAGATCGGTGCGGACGGCCGCTGCGAGATCGGCGTCGGGGCCACCCTGGTGCGCCACTCCGACCCGGCGGGCGAGGTGGCGGAGACCCACGCCAAGGTGGCGGGGCTGCTGTCCGCGCTGCGCGAACCGGCCGGCCCGGACCGCCCGGCCCCGGCCGCCGCGCCCGCCCTCGCGGACGACCCCCGGGTACGGGAGGGACTGGCCCGCCACAACGACGGGCTGGCCCGCTTCTGGCTGGGCCCCCGCCCGGAGCGGGACCGCCCGGCCGAGCCGCTCGCGGCGCGGGTGCTGGTGGTGGACAACGAGGACACCTTCACCGCGATGCTCGCCCACCAACTGCGCTCACTGGGACTGTCGGTGGCCGTCCGGCCCTGGCACGACCTGCCCGGCCGGGCCGTCGACGCGGCCGACCTGGTGCTGGTGGGCCCCGGACCGGGAGACCCCCGGCAGACCGACGACCCGAAGATCGCCACCGTACGCGCCCTGGTCGGAGAGCTGCTGGCCCGGGGCACCCCCACGGTCGCCGTCTGTCTGGGACACCAGGTGCTCGCCGCCGGGCTCGGCCTCCCGCTCGTCCGCAAGGCCGTGCCCAACCAGGGGCTCCAAGAAGAGATCGACTTCTTCGGCCGCCGGATACGGGCCGGGTTCTACAACACCTTCACCGCGACCTCGGCGCACGACCGGGCCGAGCCCGCGTCCGAGCTGTGCGCGGGGCCCGTGGAGATCGCCCGGGACGCACGGACCGGAGAGGTGCACGGACTGCGCGGCCCCGGCTTCGCCACCGCCCAGTTCCACCCCGAGTCCCTGCTCACCGAGGACGGCCCGGCCCTGCTGCGCGACCTCGTCACCACGGCCCTCGCCGGGCGCGACCCCCTTTCCCTGCCCCCTGTCTCGCGGAAGAGCCACTCGTGA
- a CDS encoding amino acid adenylation domain-containing protein produces MQNSYSVPPPPASDPQRRPVEGSEWTVPQPLPLTDAQLGLLVIDRTVPARNLYNIVLELTLDPRFRPKDVRAALAAVTEAQPALRLGLHEAPEPHAELMPPPGQDELPLELHIAAGDAFAARRAALLDDLAAHAFRLDAPPLFRAAHLWQEGAPADGGSSTLVLVVHHTVFDGFSAGPFVRDLEAALRGELDAPALRAAREADLRAELRAQTAAATGPEVMEEARELAARLRAAPATELYPRPGRPTRTAFQGERIELPLSAAESAAVDAACRDLGVGSFTFFSAVYAAVLARHGGQHSATLGATLMSRRTLGSFDLCGFFVNTLPMVVPVDWSAPFQEFVTKVVDEEAEDTKYRAHLPFGRVVEQYAPDRSSDRNPVFSALLAMQDSTVTEPGAPVRGVRQHGNGTAKFDLLLFATPTADGWLLELEHDRELLPAAVARGVADSLRQALGRASADPARGTVAELFEDAPAPAGPPGRELPHATVYEWVAATAAGHPERPAIAEDAGTLSYGELLRRVDAVADGLAARGVGRGDVVGVATSGLTDTVVTVLAVLARRAAYLPLDPELPAERLDMMIRQAACRLAVGVPGGALTGLVEVAPPGELAALAAGGARTPSGERRADDPVYTMFTSGSTGRPKGVLMANGALVNLADWQIGVLGMDTGTRFLQYAPIGFDVSFQEIFPTLAAGGTLVSRDPVDRRDLPALVERVVRTGVTHLYLPVAALRPFALAAEDLGPDLSALRHLCVAGEQLRADPAVQRFFARHPHIRLFNMYGPTETHVATARQFTADELPWPSHAPIGTPLPGVSAQVVDVTGHLAPAGVPGELLLGGRCPAQGYVNDPERTAERFVPDPYGPGPWARRYRTGDQVFRDEHGALVYAGREDHQVKIRGHRVELGELEAAALTRPGVRAAVAAAHGEGAERQLALFLVPYAAAPVDPDEVRTALAATLPGYMVPTRVLTVDAVPTSHNGKVDRAALLRGLPPLPDRGEWAGVRAADPAAEGLDPETVGQLHALWAELLGRDVPLEASLVDLGAHSLNVLTALSRIEHRFGVQIPVLDFFRAPTVRALAETIAAERKSA; encoded by the coding sequence GTGCAGAACTCGTACTCCGTACCGCCGCCCCCGGCGTCCGACCCGCAGCGGCGGCCGGTCGAGGGCTCCGAGTGGACCGTCCCGCAGCCGCTTCCCCTCACCGACGCCCAGCTCGGCCTGCTCGTCATCGACCGGACCGTGCCCGCGCGCAACCTCTACAACATCGTCCTTGAGCTGACGCTCGACCCGCGGTTCCGGCCCAAGGACGTCCGCGCCGCGCTCGCCGCGGTGACCGAGGCGCAGCCCGCGCTGCGGCTCGGCCTGCACGAGGCGCCGGAGCCGCACGCCGAGCTGATGCCCCCACCGGGCCAGGACGAACTGCCGCTGGAGCTGCACATCGCTGCCGGGGACGCGTTCGCCGCCCGGCGGGCCGCGCTCCTCGACGACCTCGCCGCCCACGCCTTCCGGCTCGACGCGCCCCCGCTCTTCCGCGCCGCCCATCTGTGGCAGGAGGGCGCGCCGGCCGACGGCGGCTCCTCCACCCTGGTCCTCGTCGTCCACCACACCGTGTTCGACGGCTTCTCGGCGGGCCCCTTCGTACGGGACCTCGAAGCCGCGCTCCGCGGCGAGCTCGACGCACCGGCGCTGCGCGCGGCCCGCGAGGCGGACCTGCGCGCCGAGCTGCGGGCGCAGACGGCCGCGGCCACCGGCCCGGAGGTCATGGAGGAGGCGCGCGAGCTGGCGGCCCGGCTGCGCGCGGCCCCGGCGACCGAGCTGTACCCCCGGCCGGGCCGACCCACCCGTACCGCCTTCCAGGGCGAGCGGATCGAACTCCCGCTGTCGGCGGCCGAGTCCGCGGCCGTGGACGCGGCCTGCCGGGACCTCGGCGTCGGCTCGTTCACCTTCTTCTCCGCCGTGTACGCGGCGGTGCTCGCCCGGCACGGCGGACAGCACTCGGCGACGCTCGGCGCCACCCTGATGTCCCGGCGCACCCTCGGCTCGTTCGACCTGTGCGGCTTCTTCGTCAACACGCTGCCGATGGTCGTCCCCGTCGACTGGTCCGCACCCTTCCAGGAGTTCGTGACCAAGGTGGTCGACGAGGAGGCGGAGGACACCAAGTACCGGGCGCACCTCCCGTTCGGCCGCGTGGTGGAGCAGTACGCGCCGGACCGCTCCAGCGACCGCAACCCGGTCTTCTCCGCGCTCCTCGCCATGCAGGACAGCACCGTGACCGAGCCGGGCGCGCCGGTGCGCGGGGTGCGCCAGCACGGCAACGGCACCGCCAAGTTCGACCTGTTGCTGTTCGCCACGCCCACCGCCGACGGCTGGCTCCTGGAGCTGGAGCACGACCGCGAGCTGCTGCCCGCCGCCGTGGCCCGGGGCGTGGCCGACTCGCTGCGCCAGGCACTGGGCCGGGCGTCGGCCGACCCGGCGCGCGGCACGGTGGCCGAGCTGTTCGAGGACGCCCCGGCCCCGGCGGGCCCGCCCGGCCGCGAGCTGCCGCACGCCACGGTGTACGAGTGGGTGGCGGCGACGGCGGCCGGGCACCCGGAGCGCCCGGCGATCGCCGAGGACGCGGGCACCCTGTCCTACGGGGAGCTGCTGCGGCGCGTGGACGCGGTCGCCGACGGGCTGGCGGCGCGGGGCGTGGGCCGGGGCGACGTCGTGGGCGTGGCGACCTCCGGGCTCACCGACACCGTGGTCACCGTTCTCGCCGTGCTGGCGCGGCGGGCCGCGTATCTGCCGCTCGACCCCGAACTCCCGGCCGAGCGACTCGATATGATGATCCGTCAGGCCGCCTGCCGACTGGCCGTCGGGGTGCCCGGCGGGGCCCTGACCGGGCTCGTCGAGGTGGCCCCGCCCGGTGAACTGGCGGCCCTGGCGGCCGGGGGAGCGCGGACGCCGTCCGGTGAGCGCCGGGCCGACGACCCCGTCTACACGATGTTCACCTCCGGCTCCACCGGCCGCCCCAAGGGCGTCCTGATGGCCAACGGCGCCCTGGTGAACCTCGCCGACTGGCAGATCGGCGTCCTCGGCATGGACACCGGGACCCGCTTCCTCCAGTACGCGCCGATCGGCTTCGACGTCTCCTTCCAGGAGATCTTCCCGACCCTCGCGGCGGGCGGCACCCTGGTCTCCCGCGACCCGGTGGACCGGCGCGACCTGCCCGCGCTCGTCGAGCGGGTGGTGCGGACCGGGGTCACCCACCTCTATCTGCCGGTCGCCGCGCTCCGCCCGTTCGCGCTGGCCGCCGAGGACCTCGGCCCCGACCTGTCGGCGCTGCGGCACCTCTGCGTCGCGGGCGAGCAGCTCCGGGCGGACCCGGCCGTGCAGCGGTTCTTCGCCCGCCACCCGCACATCCGGCTGTTCAACATGTACGGGCCCACCGAGACCCATGTCGCCACGGCGCGGCAGTTCACCGCGGACGAGCTGCCCTGGCCCTCGCACGCACCGATCGGCACGCCCCTGCCGGGGGTGTCGGCGCAGGTCGTGGACGTCACCGGGCACCTGGCCCCGGCCGGAGTCCCCGGTGAGCTGCTGCTCGGGGGCCGCTGCCCGGCCCAGGGGTACGTCAACGACCCCGAGCGCACGGCGGAGCGCTTCGTGCCCGACCCGTACGGGCCGGGGCCGTGGGCCCGCCGCTACCGCACCGGCGACCAGGTGTTCCGCGACGAGCACGGCGCACTGGTCTACGCGGGCCGCGAGGACCACCAGGTGAAGATCCGCGGCCACCGCGTGGAGCTCGGTGAACTGGAGGCGGCGGCGCTGACCCGGCCCGGGGTGCGCGCGGCGGTCGCCGCGGCCCACGGGGAGGGCGCGGAGCGGCAGTTGGCGCTGTTCCTGGTGCCGTACGCCGCCGCACCCGTGGACCCGGACGAGGTGCGCACCGCGCTCGCGGCCACCCTGCCCGGCTATATGGTGCCGACCCGGGTGCTGACCGTGGACGCCGTTCCCACCAGCCACAACGGCAAGGTGGACCGGGCCGCGCTGCTGCGCGGGCTGCCCCCGCTCCCGGACCGGGGGGAGTGGGCCGGGGTGCGGGCCGCCGACCCGGCCGCCGAAGGGCTCGACCCGGAGACCGTCGGGCAGTTGCACGCCCTCTGGGCCGAACTGCTGGGCCGGGACGTCCCGTTGGAGGCGTCCCTGGTGGACCTCGGCGCCCACTCCCTCAACGTACTGACCGCGCTGTCACGGATCGAGCACCGCTTCGGCGTGCAGATCCCGGTCCTGGACTTCTTCCGGGCACCCACGGTGCGGGCCCTCGCCGAGACGATCGCCGCCGAACGGAAGAGCGCATGA
- a CDS encoding 4'-phosphopantetheinyl transferase superfamily protein translates to MHRLIPRGYAPTRLPDRWTGGPPQTWLAGPAPHDPADRHLLDDAERVRAAEYARAEDREAYVASHAALRRLLGAYLGVPAAAVSLTRAPCPTCGGPHGRPTVTGAPLHYSLSRSAGLTLLAFASTEVGADVEERAPATTAETVGTTLHPREHQELAALPRHSRPTAFTRCWTRKEAYLKATGTGLSEPPSHTYVSTHHHPAHPTGWRTMDVRMPKGFAGACVVRVGRG, encoded by the coding sequence GTGCACCGGCTGATCCCCCGCGGGTACGCGCCGACGCGCCTGCCGGACCGCTGGACCGGGGGCCCGCCCCAGACCTGGCTGGCGGGCCCCGCGCCCCACGACCCGGCGGACCGGCACCTGCTGGACGACGCCGAACGGGTCAGGGCCGCCGAGTACGCCCGCGCCGAGGACCGGGAGGCGTACGTCGCCTCCCACGCGGCGCTGCGCCGCCTGCTGGGCGCCTACCTGGGCGTCCCGGCGGCGGCGGTGTCCCTGACCCGGGCCCCCTGCCCGACGTGCGGCGGCCCGCACGGCAGGCCGACGGTGACCGGCGCGCCGCTCCACTACTCCCTGTCGCGCAGCGCGGGCCTGACCCTGCTGGCGTTCGCGTCGACGGAGGTGGGCGCGGACGTGGAGGAGCGGGCGCCGGCGACGACGGCGGAGACGGTGGGAACGACCCTGCACCCGCGCGAACACCAGGAGCTCGCCGCCCTCCCACGGCACTCCCGCCCCACGGCTTTCACCCGCTGCTGGACCCGCAAGGAGGCCTACCTCAAGGCCACCGGCACGGGCCTCAGCGAACCCCCCTCCCACACCTACGTGAGCACCCACCACCACCCGGCCCACCCGACGGGCTGGCGAACGATGGACGTACGGATGCCGAAGGGGTTCGCGGGGGCGTGCGTGGTGCGGGTGGGGCGGGGCTGA
- a CDS encoding alpha/beta fold hydrolase — protein MTTTPPPHTVSPLLVPLGRGAGGDGQSVLLPAAGGGIGPYYALAGALTRWGPVHAVRAQGLMPGERPDHDVPAMVERCLDAIASLPRPPRHLIGWSLGGVLAWEVAARLARRGTAPAAVVLIDSYAELAEREGLGRAESLERIGRSMGFEPTGDEGARLRDVAAAHLDAAHGHTASDGFDGPVLLVSCTQGRGPDQVAQWTRRAPRLRVRELGCDHFEALDADRLPALRHHIDGFLADLPGDPSATPQS, from the coding sequence ATGACGACCACCCCACCTCCGCACACCGTCTCCCCCCTCCTCGTCCCGCTGGGCCGGGGCGCGGGCGGCGACGGGCAGAGCGTGCTGCTTCCGGCGGCGGGCGGCGGCATCGGCCCGTACTACGCGCTGGCGGGCGCCCTCACCCGCTGGGGCCCGGTGCACGCGGTGCGCGCCCAGGGCCTGATGCCCGGCGAACGGCCCGACCACGACGTGCCCGCCATGGTCGAGCGCTGCCTCGACGCGATCGCCTCCCTGCCGCGCCCGCCCCGCCACCTCATCGGCTGGTCGCTCGGCGGGGTGCTGGCCTGGGAAGTGGCGGCGCGGCTCGCCCGGCGGGGGACCGCCCCGGCGGCCGTCGTGCTGATCGACAGCTACGCCGAGCTGGCCGAGCGCGAGGGACTCGGGCGCGCCGAGTCGCTGGAGCGGATCGGCCGGTCCATGGGGTTCGAGCCGACCGGTGACGAGGGGGCGCGGCTGCGCGACGTCGCCGCCGCCCACCTCGACGCGGCCCACGGCCACACGGCCTCGGACGGCTTCGACGGACCGGTCCTGCTGGTCTCCTGCACCCAGGGGCGCGGCCCCGACCAGGTGGCGCAGTGGACCCGGCGCGCCCCGCGCCTGCGCGTGCGCGAGCTGGGCTGCGACCACTTCGAGGCGCTCGACGCGGACCGGCTGCCCGCGCTGCGCCACCACATCGACGGCTTCCTCGCGGACCTCCCCGGGGATCCGTCCGCGACCCCCCAGAGCTGA
- a CDS encoding acyl carrier protein → MKLEDVVSDVLQIPRGEVDDSLGPVRDGRWTSLKQMQLIITLEGTYATSFSRQEVRAMKSVGAMREVLLGKGIAV, encoded by the coding sequence ATGAAGCTTGAAGACGTCGTCTCGGATGTGCTCCAGATCCCCCGGGGGGAAGTGGACGACAGCCTGGGACCCGTGCGCGACGGCCGCTGGACGAGCCTGAAGCAGATGCAGCTGATCATCACGCTGGAGGGGACCTACGCGACCTCCTTCTCCCGTCAGGAGGTGCGCGCCATGAAATCCGTGGGCGCGATGCGCGAAGTGCTCCTGGGCAAGGGGATCGCCGTCTGA
- a CDS encoding 2-oxo acid dehydrogenase subunit E2, translating into MIEITVPKLNNNDAHYDLVEWLAEDGATVAKDDDLATVETSKAAEDLVSEHDGVLLQVVPAGKQVAPGTVVGRLFADAARREAFLAAASSAATAGPRSPDEGGAVILTDAARRLASEHAVTDEELHALGRRVVKGTDVEALLARRGSAGGTAAGGTTATATATGHGTPAVQATPTPATRVQGPDMDSTEGDPNRVELSTHQRAIATVVSESLRTIPTSFTVLRIRVDAAEARAAELTRETEAAIGLPELLISELAGLREKFPAFFSTYHEDGTISLADASHIGVTVDVGNGLYIPVVRDAEGLSVAEVADLLEDFRFSALRGSFRGSDLAGAAITLSLNNDEDVLLTQPIVFPGQTCMLSLGGTQDVVRLTADGAAMTIRQVHLGLAFDHRVVNGREAVLFLRALKSALEAGHDREPAV; encoded by the coding sequence ATGATCGAGATCACCGTTCCCAAGCTGAACAACAACGACGCGCACTACGACCTGGTGGAGTGGCTCGCCGAGGACGGCGCCACCGTGGCCAAGGACGACGACCTCGCCACCGTGGAGACGTCCAAGGCCGCCGAGGACCTGGTGAGCGAGCACGACGGGGTGCTCCTCCAGGTCGTCCCCGCGGGCAAGCAGGTCGCACCCGGCACGGTGGTGGGCCGGCTGTTCGCGGACGCGGCGCGGCGCGAGGCGTTCCTGGCGGCGGCCTCGTCGGCGGCCACGGCCGGGCCCCGCTCCCCCGACGAGGGCGGCGCCGTGATCCTCACGGACGCGGCACGCCGACTCGCGTCCGAGCACGCGGTCACGGACGAGGAGCTGCACGCGCTGGGCAGGCGCGTGGTCAAGGGGACCGATGTCGAGGCGCTGCTGGCGCGGCGCGGGTCGGCCGGTGGGACGGCGGCCGGAGGGACGACGGCGACGGCGACGGCGACCGGTCACGGAACCCCAGCCGTCCAGGCAACCCCCACCCCGGCAACCCGCGTTCAGGGGCCCGATATGGACAGCACCGAAGGAGACCCGAACCGGGTCGAGTTGAGCACGCACCAGCGCGCGATCGCCACGGTGGTCAGCGAGTCACTGCGAACGATCCCCACCTCCTTCACGGTCCTGCGGATACGGGTCGACGCCGCCGAGGCGCGGGCGGCCGAGCTGACCCGGGAGACCGAGGCGGCCATCGGCCTGCCCGAGCTGCTGATCAGTGAACTCGCGGGACTGCGCGAAAAGTTCCCCGCCTTCTTCTCGACTTACCACGAAGACGGCACCATTTCCCTCGCCGACGCCTCACACATCGGCGTCACCGTGGACGTGGGCAACGGGCTGTACATCCCGGTCGTACGGGACGCCGAGGGCCTGTCCGTGGCCGAGGTCGCCGATCTGCTGGAGGACTTCCGCTTCTCGGCGCTGCGCGGCAGCTTCCGGGGCAGCGACCTCGCCGGAGCGGCGATCACGCTCTCCCTCAACAACGACGAGGACGTCCTGCTCACGCAGCCGATCGTCTTCCCGGGCCAGACGTGCATGCTGTCGCTGGGCGGCACCCAGGACGTGGTGCGCCTGACGGCCGACGGCGCCGCGATGACGATCCGTCAGGTCCATCTGGGCCTGGCGTTCGACCACCGGGTGGTGAACGGCCGGGAGGCGGTGCTGTTCCTGCGGGCGCTGAAGTCGGCCCTGGAGGCGGGCCACGACCGCGAGCCGGCCGTCTGA